From a region of the Xanthomonas rydalmerensis genome:
- a CDS encoding ABC transporter ATP-binding protein, translating into MSAASSQATPMPAAAPLIELERASVIRGQVRVLHALSLRIALGQHTAILGPNGCGKSSFIKLITRELYPLARAGEEPAVRVLGQSRWQVDRLRSQLGIVSGDLSVNLADMPGLDVESAVLSGFFASYVVPPHREVTDAMRARAREALQASHALPLLRRAYAELSAGETRRVMIARALVNRPQALLLDEPSTGLDLIAREHLLATMRDLARQGITLVLVTHHIEEIVPEIARVILLREGQVYADGTREELLADAPLSAVFGGPVRVQRDGDSYSARVVAEG; encoded by the coding sequence ATGTCAGCCGCCTCTTCCCAAGCAACCCCCATGCCAGCGGCCGCGCCGTTGATCGAACTGGAGCGCGCCAGCGTGATCCGCGGCCAGGTTCGCGTGCTGCACGCGCTGAGCCTGCGCATCGCGCTCGGCCAACACACCGCCATCCTCGGCCCGAACGGCTGCGGCAAATCCTCGTTCATCAAACTGATCACCCGCGAGCTGTATCCGCTGGCGCGCGCCGGCGAGGAACCGGCGGTGCGGGTGCTCGGCCAGAGCCGCTGGCAGGTGGATCGGCTGCGCAGCCAGTTGGGCATCGTCAGCGGCGACCTCAGCGTCAATCTCGCCGACATGCCGGGGTTGGACGTAGAAAGTGCGGTGCTGTCCGGATTCTTCGCCAGCTATGTGGTGCCGCCGCACCGTGAGGTGACCGACGCGATGCGGGCACGGGCGCGCGAGGCGCTGCAGGCCTCGCACGCGCTGCCGCTGTTGCGACGCGCCTACGCCGAGCTGTCGGCCGGCGAGACCCGACGCGTGATGATCGCGCGCGCCCTGGTCAACCGGCCGCAGGCACTGCTGCTGGACGAACCCAGCACCGGCCTGGATCTGATCGCACGCGAGCACCTGCTGGCGACGATGCGCGACCTCGCCCGCCAAGGCATCACCCTGGTGCTGGTCACCCACCACATCGAGGAGATCGTGCCGGAGATCGCGCGGGTGATCCTGCTGCGCGAGGGTCAGGTGTACGCCGACGGCACGCGCGAGGAACTGCTGGCCGATGCGCCGCTGTCGGCAGTGTTCGGCGGACCGGTGCGGGTGCAGCGCGATGGCGACAGCTATAGCGCGCGAGTGGTCGCGGAGGGCTGA
- a CDS encoding winged helix-turn-helix transcriptional regulator, whose translation MSQQLQDHQRAGMAIDQCPVRDVLAQIGDKWSTLFVMLLAERPHRFGELRRAVPDISQRMLTQTLRDLQREGLVAREVLPTVPPGVEYRLTPLGQSLSVVLAPLVRWAADHHAQIRGARAAFEANAPARGSSAAFA comes from the coding sequence ATGAGCCAGCAACTGCAGGACCACCAGCGCGCCGGCATGGCCATCGACCAGTGCCCGGTGCGCGACGTGCTGGCGCAGATCGGCGACAAGTGGAGCACCCTGTTCGTGATGCTGCTGGCCGAACGCCCGCACCGCTTCGGCGAACTGCGCCGCGCGGTGCCGGACATCTCCCAGCGCATGCTCACTCAGACCCTGCGCGACCTGCAGCGCGAAGGGCTGGTCGCTCGCGAGGTGCTGCCGACGGTGCCGCCTGGGGTGGAGTATCGGCTTACCCCGCTAGGGCAGTCGCTGAGCGTGGTGCTGGCGCCGCTGGTGCGTTGGGCCGCCGATCACCATGCGCAGATCCGCGGCGCGCGCGCCGCGTTCGAAGCAAACGCACCGGCGCGAGGATCGAGCGCGGCGTTTGCCTGA
- a CDS encoding NAD(P)H-binding protein has product MSVSSDSLLVTGAGGQFGQRVLTHLLDTLQVAPSRVVAMTRQPDRLAAWAARGVDVRHGDFDDATSLDTAFRGAGRVLLISTDALDRPGHRLQQHQAAIAAAERAGVGHLVYTSCPEPRDSPLLLAADHAGTEDSLAASALPAWTVLRNHWYFENLFMSLPPVLASGHWYSAAGDGGIAHIARDDLARAAAVALASGDGKRTLTLSGARAYTTADIAALVAQVLDVQIQVVPVPVEGLVQGMVGAGLPEPVARIYASFDTNTAAGRVATVTGDYQALTGQAPLPFEQWLQDQRAQLTALKP; this is encoded by the coding sequence ATGTCCGTATCTTCCGATTCCCTGCTCGTCACCGGCGCTGGCGGCCAGTTCGGCCAGCGCGTGCTCACGCACCTGCTCGACACCCTCCAAGTGGCGCCGTCGCGGGTCGTGGCGATGACCCGCCAGCCCGACCGCCTGGCCGCCTGGGCCGCGCGCGGCGTGGACGTGCGCCACGGCGATTTCGACGACGCCACCTCGCTCGACACCGCGTTCCGTGGCGCCGGCCGCGTGTTGTTGATCAGCACCGACGCGCTCGACCGCCCCGGCCACCGCCTGCAGCAGCACCAGGCCGCGATCGCCGCCGCCGAACGCGCCGGCGTCGGCCACCTGGTCTACACGTCGTGCCCGGAACCGCGCGACTCGCCGCTGCTGCTGGCTGCCGATCACGCCGGCACCGAGGACAGCCTGGCCGCCAGCGCCCTGCCCGCCTGGACCGTGCTGCGCAACCACTGGTACTTCGAAAACCTGTTCATGAGCCTGCCGCCGGTGCTGGCCTCGGGCCACTGGTACAGCGCGGCCGGCGACGGCGGCATCGCCCACATCGCCCGCGACGACCTGGCCCGCGCCGCCGCGGTCGCCCTGGCCAGCGGCGACGGCAAGCGCACGCTCACCCTCAGTGGTGCGCGCGCCTACACCACCGCCGACATCGCCGCGCTGGTCGCGCAGGTGCTGGACGTGCAGATCCAGGTGGTGCCGGTACCGGTCGAGGGCCTGGTGCAGGGCATGGTCGGCGCCGGCCTGCCCGAGCCGGTCGCACGCATCTATGCCTCGTTCGACACCAACACCGCCGCCGGCCGCGTCGCTACCGTCACCGGCGACTACCAGGCGCTGACCGGGCAGGCGCCGCTGCCGTTCGAACAGTGGCTGCAGGACCAGCGCGCGCAGTTGACGGCGTTGAAGCCGTAA